ACTCAAGGCTCAAGCAATCGGTCGATAAATCTGAGGATATACACGTTGGTGTGCATATTACGCCATGTTACATACATCTCAATGCTATCTAACTAGTCATGCACCCGTACTTTAGGCTTGGTCAATATTAGGATTAACTAACCTTTAGAAGTTTTAAGTCTATCGTATTGTGGCTTTGGCGTCCAACTACTGCAAACTGTAACCGAACTACCGGAGTTGAGTAACTGGCGGCACGTAGACTACAGTCGGCCTCCGGACTGTTACTCCCGCTGCAGTCTCATCGACCTGACTATTTCCACTATTCAGCTGTGGTGAGTTCGAGCCACTGCTAGAGCCCTCTAGTCTTTGCTTTTCCTGAACCTGGTCTTCAGCTGTTTCAGCGATGACCTTCCTAGTCTTGCCCCAGCCAAAGCTATCCATGTTAAAAACAGCAAATACCATGACTGCAATGTTCAAAAATGGCCCGAGAACAACGAATATGAAAAGACCCAAAAGATACTGAAATCTTTCCAGCATCGACTGAGGGAGCCAGACCGCCATGATAACGTAGTAGATGAGTGGCACAATCATGATGCCTGCAAAGGCCATGATAATCCACCATGGCTGATGCATAAAAGCAACGATCATGCATCCGATAGAAGCAATTACAAAGACATTAAGACACCAAGTGAGCACATTAGAAAAGGCCAGGATTCGTTCCCACCATTGGCAGTGTCTTGCTGTCGTCAACAGCAAATCGTTGCTTGTAGCTCCAAGTGTCCAACGGCGTCGTTGGGACAAGAAAACACTCCAAGAATGGGGCACATCCGTGTATGCTCGAGCTCTCAGGGCCTGTCGAGTTTGCGCCTCTGGGAAGGTTGTGAGAAGCTGACAGATATGATTTCTGTCTTCAGAAGCAGTGGCTCGGATGCGTGTAATCATGCCATCAAGGGGTCTAGGGTAATACCCAAACAGCTCAACCAGGACCTTGTCACCACAAGTCATGTCGCAGATCTTTAGCAGCTGACAACATCCTGGCAGGCATGAGACTTTTTTGGTGGCAATGGATTGGTGCAGTCGTCTCAAGCCTTGAGCAATTGTGTACTCGGCATTCTGATAGATTGACCACAGATTCCAATTGCCGTCCTTGAAATCGACTGCAACGTAGCCACAAACGCCCACGGTATTTGGGTATTTTGATTCTTTGAGCAGCTCTGAAATGCAGACCTTGTCAAAAACGGTGTCTGCATCCATGCCGATCAAATGGTCCACTtgattgaccttgacctcttGTGTAAGCCAGTCGGTCATTGAGAGCAGAAATTGCGAAGAAAATATCGTCGTGGGGTTGGTGTTTCTAATGTTGAACTTGTACAAAAACGAGCGGATAACAATGAGGCTATCGCGTTTCCCCTGATTTTGCTCTTTGACAATGCAGTAGAATGGGACGCCCTTGTAGTAGCCCCACGAGATCTCGACATCCATGGCTTGACCATCCCAGGCTCTATAAGCTCTGGTGACCTTCTCACGGTGGAGTTGCTCGACGAAAATGTCTTCATTGAGGTACTGGGCTGTCGTTTTCTCCATTCCTGGCCCGCGGACACGCCCGTCGCAAATGACCATGATACCCCTCTTGTGGTTGTCAATGCCAACTTGATCAACCAGAGAATCAAGAGACTTGGTACATTCTTCCAGGGTTTCATTATAACAAGgcatgatcatgatgaggTCTTCAAGGTGACCGGGCTCaatgatcttctcagcagagATGAGATTCTTGAGAGTGAAACAGATGATGGAGGCGATCATTATACAATTGAGAACAAGGGGGAATGAGATGAATGGGATGTAGACATAGTAATAGCGAGGCCACCACCAAGAGGCAAAGATGAACATAAAACTTGATGATGTTAGAGTTGTCTTAAACTTGTCGAGGAGTGTTGAGACTTACTTGACAGAAATCAGAAACGCAGTCATGATGTGCTTTTGCCGAGTGACTTTCCTCTGACCATACTTCCTCAGGTACTCATCCAAGTTCTGAGACTCGGAATCAATCTCAACCCTGGGAGCAGAAGCGGTACTCTCTTTCAGAATTGAGTTTCGGGGAGAGGTTtgagtggcagtggcagtgtaGTCGACGGCCTGGACCGAGGCATCTTCAACACTAGACACAGACCCGCTGTCCCGTCGTCGAGCTACCGGGTCGGGTAGCCTTGGGCCAGGAATTATGAGGTCTCTTTGGCGAGAAGACTCTCCGAGAGAAGGGCTGTTTGGCTTGGTGGGAGGGTTGGACGAGAACTGGGAGACAGATGTCTGGGCAAATGAAGACTTGTATGAGAGGGAGGAAGTGAACAGTGAGGGGTCAATGCTGTCATCAGACGACCTTGCGTCGTCCTGACTAGTTCTCTCCAGGATGTCTCCCAGAGATACATCATGGAAGTGCCCCTCGTTGTCTTTGTGAACATATTTGTTGTTTGACCCCTTGGTAAAGAACGAGGGGAGAGGGGGGTAGCTCTTTTCCTGCTGGGTTGGGCTTCTCCAGGAGGGACTCTGTTACACGTTAGCAAGGCCCTGCTAATTAGAGAGTTGACTTACAGTCCTCTTAGTAGTATCAGCTTCTGAAACATGAAAAGTCGCCATGTTGTTGGTAGTACAAACAGACAATGGCTCTTGGAacggatgaaggagaagtcAGAGCAGATAGCAAGGAGCAGACAACTTCTACATCAAGACATGAGTTATACTGAGACTTAGGCTTAACATAACCATCATTACTCGATCTTTCACCCCTATCACAAAAAcactcctttctcttcctcgatcGAGCTCCATGTTGCCCGGTCTGCCAACTTCTCACCGTCAACTCTGACGCGATCATGAGCTCGGACATCTTCCACTGACGTCGATAAATCCACACTTGAATCAAAATTTTCTCTTCATGATCGCTCAAAAGAGATTGTTCTGTGTCTTGACCCCTATCACCAAGCCCAAATGGGGCTTCATCTTACACTGAGAGGGTTGTCCGAAGTTGATCgcgatgatgatcatgaccAGATTAGTAAATCCGCTACCAAGTAATTCGAAACGCAAACTAAAGAAAAGTAGTTTGCTAATTAGGCAAACGTTCCTTTACCGTCGAAGCTGGTGTTGGCTCTGATGCCACCAACGTCACGCCGTCAAGTGGAGAGCCTTTTTAGTTTCTCGCGGGCCAAGACGCAAGACTTGCTGCTCCGCCGATCGAGGAACCAGCTCGATCGGGTTGGCAAGGTTTTACAACGTCCGGTAGTTGAGAGAAACTTTTTAACGGTGCTCTGAAACCAGGTATTTGGGTTACCTGGAATGCGGTAAGTCTTCTAGTGAGGTTCCATGTTGGAATTGGGAATTATGAGGCTTTGCAAGTAAAGTCTTCTATAAGCCGCCACTCTTTATTGTAAAAATATTTTTCATTCAGGCTTTATTTAGAATAGCTAAGATATGTTTGTGTCACTGTGACAGCTTGTGTAAACACATCACCATCTACCAAGTCTCGTAGTGCCCACCACTTCACTCATTATCCATGCGCCTGCGGGATCGTTGGAGACAAACAAACACTCCTGAGCCCATTATCCAGCTCTATACAGCCCCAAACTTGTTTAGGAACTCCTGTTCAGGTCGCCTACTCACCTGAACTAGCTAGAACTTATCTTTAGGCCTTACATGTTGTGAAAGAGGGTGTGTTCCTCACCAGATAGAGACTCTCCGGCCGTGATTAGCATGTTGAAGTCTTGCCTAATACGGATGTTAATCTAGCTGCATGATACTATATTCAAGTTCCTGTTTCTTTCTTGTACCATGTAGACGTGAGTGGAACTTGACGTGAGTCGTGAATATTGACAGTCATGAGCCAAACGCCATGAAAAACTCGGTAAGACCACTGGCAGCCCAATCAAACAGTGTTTCTACAGGTCCTAGACTGAATTTATCTGCAATACCTCGTCGACATGCTCTCATGAGGCGTCTTCATGCTTAAATTTGTTGTTTATGGGTGGAGTTTTGGTGTTAAAGGGCCGGGTCAATGGCAAACAAGTTTCCCATGTGTCGATCTAGAGAAAACTATTCATCTTGTATGGCTTGCCTTTCTAGGGCTACTTAGTCAGTTTTAGAAGCATAGCTTTGACCTTGTACAGAAACGCCATGGGATTGTGATTACAAAATTCGGGCTCACCATATCCACGCCTACCGCGGAGAAAAGCTCCGAAATACAGCAAACATTAATGACATAATGATGAACAACCCGATCGATTAGATATAATAGGAGCTGGATATTACAAATAGCGTGGATCTAAGATCACTGATGTTGTCGTCGTAGCGATGTTTTGGAGTGTCGTCCAATGCTAGTTTCTTGTTCCATAGATACCTACCATATTGGACTATTGCTGTCCGAAAATAGATAGCGAAGAACGTTTCCGGCCTTCGAATTGAGCGCAATAAAGTGATCTTCCCGATGTTGAATTAACAACACATGATTGTTAACACACATCCCCTCGATTCGAGgtgcctcaacaccacaaggAGTGAACGGTGATACTAACAAAGGTTAACTAACAAACAGCAAACAGAGTGGATGCGACTAACCTGGTCACGCTCTAAAACATGCAGCAGAGCTTACAGCCACTGATGCGTCAACATGAGGAAACCGTCTAAAACACCATCTTTCCAACGTTTCCCAGAACTTCCGCTCGGGAGGCGTCAGAGTTAATCCAACATAACCTCGTGTTGCCCTTGCAGAAGTCCTGCCAAGACCAGCAGTGCCTGTCTTAGCTTCCGTCGTTTATCTCCTTAGGTGAGACACTTTACTAGATCGAGATGATCGGCTTCTCATGGGCTTTTCATGGAAAAGATCAACATCGACTGGAATGCGGAGCCAGGAGATTGAATCTAAATCCCGGACGATTGTGGTTAATGCTCGCGATTGGGTACCTTTAGTTCCTATGGATCAGCTTTGTGATTAGAAAATTGGCAGAAACAGTAGAGGTAGTTTGTTTCATGAGAGTGATGATCTCATCGTGGAAACACCGTTGAGAGAGGCGGCTGGCTTCGGTGTTGCTGTGAGAAAGTTGAGTGATCTTCAGGATCCAAGGCACAGGCTAGGGATCTTGAGCAATAGAGCTTGGAATATGTGAAGTACAATGGTTGAGGGCATATAACCAGATGCCTCTTCACAGGCTGTCGGTCAGTTACATTCATGCTTTGACTCATATCTCGTTTACTGTATTCTTCTTGTCTGTTCAACAATAATGGCCCAAGTGATGCCTCCAAAGCCAATGGCTGGTCTCCCTGCCTTGGCTGAGAAAAAGATACTTCCATTGACGCCCCTCGGaggttcttctccttggcaacGTCTCGATAATAGCTTTACGTTTTATCCTGACAGCCCTCCCCTGAGCTCTCCATCATCAGATACagatgatcttgatcagTCGCTCTGTCAGTCCGTTGAGGTCAGCCAGAATGATGAGCCAGTCATTGCAGTCATCGGTGTTGGCTATGTCGGCACACATCTTGTCAGCTCATTCTCCTCGAAATATCAAGTCATTGGGTTTGACGTTTCTGCAAAGAGAATCGAGGACCTTGGTATTGAGTATCAGGGGCAACAGAACGTGCGGTTCTCTCGGGAGTTACAAGACTTAAGAAGAGCTACGCACTTCTTGATATCAGTACCAACACTTCTCAGGCCTGACAAAACCATAGACTCGTCCTATCTTCGTGATGCGTTAAGGACTGTAGGTGAAGTGGCTCGTTCTGGGTCAACGGTCGTGATTGAAAGCTCTGTGGCGGTCGGTATGACCCGTCAACTACTCGGCCCGTTGGCTGCCAACCGCCAGTTCTTTGCCGGCATGTCTCCTGAGGTAAGTCTTCCTTCGTCCTTACATTCTGGTTTATATCCTAATGATTCGTAGCGAGTTGATCCGGGCCGCGTCGAACCTCCTGTTCAGTTCATCCCAAAAATCATCTCAGGCTTGGACGATATCACCCCTGGCTCCCTTGACGCTATAAACAGAGTCTATTCCACTATCTTCGAGACAGTTATTCCTGTTTCGAAGCCAGAGGTagctgagatgatgaaacTTTATGAAAACTGCCAGAGAATGATCTGCATTGCCTACGCCAACGAAATGGCAGATGCATGTATCCCACACGGCATCAATCCATATGAAGTCTGCGAGGCAGCCTCTACAAAGCCATTCGGATATATGCCGTACTCCCCTGGTGTTGGCGTGGGAGGACACTGCATCCCAGTTAATCCCTTCTACCTTCTGTCAAACAGTCACTTCCCTTTGCTTGAGTGCGCTACACTTGCGATGCATGCTCGACCATCAAGACTAGCTGAGAGAATGCTCAAGAGACTGAGACAAAGAGTTTCAGGAAGAACACCTCGGATTCTTGTAGCGGGCATAGGCTTCAAAGCTGGCCAGTCACAGATCGACAACTCCCCAGGAGCAGATCTTGTCAAGAGTCTTGCTGTTTCGCGTGAAGTGGATGTATGTTGGGCAGATTCTTTGGTCAAGCAATCTGCACTACCTCAAGTACGTCGTCTCTTAGATGAAGACTGGAGAAAGGATGTCCTGGGAAAGTTCGATATTATTGTTGTGGCTTCCAGGCAGACGGACATGAGCTTTGATATCCTGGATGAGCTGGATGGAGTTGATATTGAGAGGTGGTGTCAATGATTCACAGTATGGCAACGCAGATATCCATAGATTGTCAATATGACCGTATTACATAAAACACACTGCATTACATTGCGTTGATGCGAAGCTGTTCTTGCTGATGGCTTGTGTAAGTGGCAACTGAATTCGTACTGGTCGACTCGCTGGCCACTTCTTGCCAATtccgcttcttctttggtgCCCGATGATCTCATATTTCCTTTCGTGACGACTATAAATAAGACAGGTTTTCTTTTTCGAGCTGTTCAGCTAACGCCTCTTCCAATAGATTATTGACTACCTTCTCTTAGGCCAACAAAAACAGACCAGGCCCAATCATCAACCACAGCCACTTGTGGGTCAACTAATGCCCGGGCTGAGTCTCTGTACAACATGAAACTATTGCTTATTGATACCTAAAACATTCTCTTCTAGGGCCTCTTCCTTTTGTTATTTCTTGATTTCTTCATTGCTATTTGCGTCTGTCCAAAATGTCGACCCAATACATCAACGCCGTCTACTATCCCTCGTGGCGCTGCTACAAAGAGCGTCCTCCCTCATGCCTAGACACTGCTTCAGTCACTCACATATTCTACGCCTTTGTAGGGTATGTTTCCAAAGAAAATGATTCTCTCAAGCTAACGCAAGCAGTGTTAACGAGGATGGCACACTTCGAGTACGTAGTCTCCCTCGAAACCCTGTAGTTATACTGTTGACTGACTTCATCTGTAGTCCATCGATGATTGGGCCGACAACAATAAAGCAGTCGATGGCGAAAAGGGCTGCCTCGCGGCACTTCGCAAATTGAAAGGCCAGCACCCTCATATAAAGACACTCGTCTCGATCGGTGGTGGCTCGAGCAGCAAGGAATTTCCTGCACTTGCAGCAAGCAGAGCAGCGAGGCAAACTTTTGCTCGTCAGATCAAGGAATTTTGTGACACCCATCATTTCGATGGAGTTGACAGTATGTTAATACTCAGTCGAAAGCTGCTTCAAGTCTAACCTGCAACAGTTGACTGGGAGCACCCTCAGACTCCAGAAGCTGGAAATAATTATGTTCTGTACCTGCAGGCCATCCGAGAGACCATGCCGGCTCCCAAATACCTGCTGACAAGTGCTCTTCCCACTGGCGAGTACTGCctcaagcatctcaacttATTGGTCGTAGCGCAACTGCTCGACTTCCTCAACCTCATGGGCTACGATTTCACGGGCGGCTGGACCGACGTCTGTGGCCATCACGCACAGCTCCTGCCTCCAAGCAACAACCTAAACGAGGTGTATCCCACCCTTCGCAAGTCATGCCAGCGCGGTGTCGACTACCTGACCTCGCAAGGTTTCCCCAGCCGTAAAATAATCCTCGGCATTCCAGTATATGCCAGATATTTTGGACAGGCTCGTGGACCAGGACATCCTTTCAAGGGCTCGGGCGAGATTGACTACTGCGATTTATCGGATGAATGGGTAGCAGGCGCAAAAGTGGATGAATCCGTTGCAGCGGCATCCTTTGTCGATACTAAAGGAGACAAAGGCTTTGTCTCTTTCGATGTTCCTAGCACAGTTTGCGTTAAGGCGAGGTATGCCAAGGCAATGGGCCTGGGCGGTCTGTTCTACTGGACCGGTGCTGGCGATCGAGCAAGCCATGAGAGTTTGGTCGCTGCGGGATGGAAGACACTTCATTCCAAGTAGCCGCTGGACTACAGGGGGTTGATTAATGAGTCACACAAGATACTACACATGAGGCTGTTTTAGGAGATGAGCATGGTCCAAGACTTACTTGTTAGTTTTATTTGTTTTTCACCTACCGTTACCTACCGTACCAGAGGGCGTATAGCAAAGTCCCTACCTTTATCCACCAACGTTTTACACTACCTAACGTAGATCCCACACGAGCCAAGCCATCCTATCCTTAAGGGAGGACATACCTATGAAATAAACTACCAGTTTTGGTGATTAAATCTGCCGTTCGCATGAAAAGACTCTGAAAAAGCAACATCAGTAACATCATGTTAGTGGTGGACTTACCTTGTGAATGGTATCATTTGAAAGCATCAGGATCCATGAACTGATCCCACAATgcgtccatctcctcctggcTTGGCTCTTCCGCCTCTGCCGCTTTCGCTTTGTCTTTTTCCTCTTGCGCCGCCAGACGGTCTCGTTCTTCCTGTGCTCGACGTTCCTCGTGAATCTTGTTATACGAGTCAACTAGTTCTGCAAATTGGGGAATTTCAGTTTTCGGGATACTGTTCGTCTGGGTTTTCACCAGATCCTGTCTGTCTAGCATCAAGTCTGCTGGTTTCACAAAGACTCCGGGGGCATCAGAGGCAGATTCTTGAGTTCGCTGCTCAAAGTGTTGAGCCGGAGCCATCTGACCAGGTTGCACAGGCATTGTGAAAAATGGGATCTGCTGCTGCCCCAGTGGCTGATACTGAGGAGGCAATTGAAATCCATACTGAAAGGCTGGGTCCCAAGGGAAAGCGGGCATTGTTCGCTGCTGAGGGGCCGGGTTTTGACAATCTCTCAtgtttgaagaagccaaCTGGGGCGGGGAGGCACTTCGGCGACGATCACCAATATATTGAATAGAGgttggaagaggagaagctgcTGGGACACTGCTGCGCCGAGGGCTTAGCAAGGCTACCACCCCTTCAGAGCCGGCCGGTGTTTCCTCATGACTCCCGAGATTAGAAAGATCATTGCCCAGGCTTCGTCTTCTATGCCGACGTGAGTTGTGGGGATCTATGGGCGCTGATTGTGCCAGCGGACCCGACTCATCGTCATGATCAACCTTGGGCTTTGCGATGGCACGGCGACGTCCAGGTCCATAAGTCGGACGAGATGCCTCTTCTCCAATAACAAAGTGCTGTAGGAGAAATTGGTTCTGGCTGAGTTGGCCACGGGTTGAGCGGCTCGAGCGGCGAAGACCCTGCTGCTCGTTGGTGGGAGTTTCAGTAGGAGTTTTAGCGGAAGAATCGGCCATTTTGACAAGTTATTTTCAGGTGTTGATTTTACTTGTTTGTGTGGTGCTGAGTGAGCAGTTGGGGATGATAAATGCTTCAATTGCTTCCAGTGGCTATTTATGTATGCCATGATTTCGTCTGCCACTGGACTGGAGATACACTGTTCTTCATATCTTCGGCAACCCACTGTGATGGACTTCAGGAACTATTCAGCGCTGAGAAACTGTGTTCTCGCAAAGGATGCATCAGCACCTCATAAGGGCATTAAATGAACAGATACTCATGCCGTGGCATCCTGTCGCACCGAGTAACAAAGCGCCTGTACTGTAAGGCTGATTAAGAATGGGAAGTGAACAGCAACCTAACAAGCGCTATGTCATGATTATTGATTGGCGAACAAGAAGCAATGAGGGGAATCTGGTCGTTGAGGACTCCATTCGCCGTCATTTTCTGGGAAACGAACAAGGTCGGGCGCGAAACCCATTTCCTTGTTGTCACAAGCGCTAGAACCGCTTTAACGCTTCACTTGCGTGATAGAAATCGAAGAGTGTTGACGCGTAGATATCGAAGGCTTCAGGGTGGGATTATCGTGGCTTTTCGGTGATGGTGTTTCACCTGGATAGAAGGAGGCAAGATTTACAtgcatcaagcttgattTTGGAACAACCATGTTGGGCCGTCCCTTTGAGGGAGGcaaaacttaggaccttcTTTATCCCAAGTGCCGGAATATCTGATCTAAAAGTATCCTAAATCTACCCTAAATTTAACTCGGTTTACCTAAAATCTCCTCATGTCTGAGGATGGAGATGGTAAGTTTTCTCGCTCCCTAAGGCCTCTCCAGGCATTTAAAGATACGCTACCAGGGGAGACAATATTTGAATCAACACCTTGAGGCAAATGATTGATAGAAGATAACTTGcaaaattctttatttaatttattcaGCGTGTTCACGTTCATAAGTTCTTTTAGCCAGAACTAGAGTGATAAAGAATAAGTGCAAGGAGGGCAGCCTTTACCACATACATCATGTGTGGCGTGACCTTAACACCGCCACTAAGCCTACGTCACTGAGCGCCAAAAGATGTCACTGGTGAGGTATCGACTGTATCGTAGATCGAATTACAGACAGGCCTCTTCCACGGTCCCTGCCAAGGCAGCGATTGGACTGGGCTGAGATGTCGTATAAAGTTGATCTGCAACCCCCCAACACCTTATTTTTCCTCGTAAACAAGCTTCTTTCAACGacatctcttcaacttcaacacaCAAAGGTGAATACAAGCCTTTTCCTTCCGTCAACCGTACCTGAGCTAACAACATTCATCTAGACAACCTGCACTTTCAAACTTGCACaacaaacaaaaaaacaaaatCATGGGTCTTTTCTGGTCAAAGGGAGTCGGCGGTCGCCATTTCGGCACCAGTGTTCATGTTGACAAGCACGGCGTCCGACGGGGTCCTTGGCGATTCTCTCTTGGAAAGTTCAGCTGCTTCCGTCGCTAAGTACCTAAACTAGTCACTTGGCTGCACCTCAACAGTCTTCTGATGGAACAACAAACGTCTTGACGACACTGGAACGATGACACGACAGGAATGGGTTCTTAGGAGTTCTGGGTCGGATGGGGGATAGATATTAGATTGTCCCTCCTAATAAAACTTGACTTTGCACAAAATTGAACTTGactgtgatgatgatgtattTTCTGGGTGTTTGATCATCAACTACAGGGTAAGCTTAGTGGGGTTCCGGATCCACACATTCAACGCTCTACCAGCGTGAACGCGTGCCTGTCATTTCAAGTTAAAGACATTGACTTCACAACTGTATTCAAACATGACGAAAATACATTCATGAGCCATTTGAACAACTCGAGGCGTCATGGCGCTACTCAATTTCACCCTCAGTGAGGAAGGTGTTTCCGCTTTTCGCGACGCCCTCATTTGCCTGAACAAGTTCAGTGACGACGTTTCACTCGAGGCCCGCAAGGATTCAGTATGTTCAACATGTGCCAGAAGGCCTCCCATCTAGCCCAATACTCATATATCACTCTAGTTTATTCTCACTACTCTCAACACCTCAAAATCTGCTTATGCAAGTGTCAGATTTGCGACGACCAAGTTTTTCTCACGGTACCAGTACCAAGGAAGTCGCCAATTTCGTGACCGTTTTCACTGTACACTCTATATCCGAGTAAGCCCAATCCTCTCCTTCATTGTATAAATCTTGCTAACCACCTGAAGgctttaatctctttattccGAAGCCGTACGGCGCCTGACTCACAAAGGGATGCAGAGAAGCAAACGCTCATCGACAGATGTGATGTTGCaattgaagatggagagggAGTTCAAAGTCGATTCATCGCACGTCTCATCTTTCGAAATGGACTGACATCTACACACCGTCTCCCATTCGAGGCCTCCGTACCAATCCACGCCAAGTTCAACAAACAAGATGCCCCCCACCACTGGACAATCTCTTCACGCACATTGCGGCAGCTCATGGATCACTTTGGCCCCGGTATCGAGTTTCTCGATATCAACACTGATGGGGATCATGTCAATTTTACTTGTTTCAGTGAGAAGACTGTGAGCGAGGATGGTGCTTATCTCTTGACAAAATGCTTGCCTATAAGCTGACATTGAATAGCGGTCTTGAAAAAGCCACTCCAAACGTCAATCGCTGTCGAGGCGGATGAATTCGACGAGATTGATGTGGAAGACAAGCTCCATATTGTCATATCCGTCAAAGACTTCCGCGCTATTATTCAACATGCTGGCATTACAGGAAACGATGTGTCAGCCCGATACTCAATTCCTACACAACCCATCCAGCTTTCATATGCTGGCGATGCCATGTCATGCGAATTCCTTGTCATGACTGTTGGCGAGCGCGGGACCAACACTGGCCAGAGGACTAAGAAAGGGCGCAAGAACGCAACTCAGAATACTGGTCCGCGTCTGGAAGCCACATCACGGCGGACGAGCATAGCTCCTCCAGAGTCACAACCAGCACCCGCGCCTGCCCCTCCTCCCCCATCATTGCCTCAGCCTAATCCAACACCACAGATGAGCGCTGCTAGAGCCAGCGCTTCGCGCGTAGGGGCGTTTGACCTTCGACCCTCTCAGAGACCGGCACCACCTGCGACTAACAGATCTGAGAGTCTAttcgttgaggatgaaggctGGGAGCCTATCAACtacgaggatgaagagcttgcAGAGGACAATGCTAAGCTGGGATGGGATCATAGCATAGATCCTGTAAGTTGCAAAAGCCCTTCCTTTGACCATGTACTGATTATAGTAGAACGCTTCTGATATAGACACGAGCCGCTTCTTGGAGAACCTTGCTCCTGTTGAACCCCAAGCCGAAATTCCCCACCCACCACCAACAGATGCTGAATCAACATACATTGAGCCAACACAAAAGTTGACAGAGGTTGAAAGTCTGGCCCTGTTCCCCGACTAAGGACAAGGAAATGGTATGAAGGACGAAAGATGTGGCATCTAGACGAGTATATTCACTCAGCTGTGATGAAAACCCAACTGGTAGCACACCCTGCCCCGACTTCTCCTATTTTAGAGCCCAGGGGAATGAATTTAGATGAAGCAATGACATTCCACCGGCCTTTGACATCGTTGTTATCAACTTGAGGTCCACAGTTGCCATGTTCACCCCATCCCCATGATAAAACATCGCCTGCGGTAGAGAGAGCTACA
This genomic stretch from Fusarium fujikuroi IMI 58289 draft genome, chromosome FFUJ_chr09 harbors:
- a CDS encoding related to Vi polysaccharide biosynthesis protein vipA/tviB; translation: MAQVMPPKPMAGLPALAEKKILPLTPLGDTDDLDQSLCQSVEVSQNDEPVIAVIGVGYVGTHLVSSFSSKYQVIGFDVSAKRIEDLGIEYQGQQNVRFSRELQDLRRATHFLISVPTLLRPDKTIDSSYLRDALRTVGEVARSGSTVVIESSVAVGMTRQLLGPLAANRQFFAGMSPERVDPGRVEPPVQFIPKIISGLDDITPGSLDAINRVYSTIFETVIPVSKPEVAEMMKLYENCQRMICIAYANEMADACIPHGINPYEVCEAASTKPFGYMPYSPGVGVGGHCIPVNPFYLLSNSHFPLLECATLAMHARPSRLAERMLKRLRQRVSGRTPRILVAGIGFKAGQSQIDNSPGADLVKSLAVSREVDVCWADSLVKQSALPQVRRLLDEDWRKDVLGKFDIIVVASRQTDMSFDILDELDGVDIERWCQ
- a CDS encoding related to rad9 protein, which gives rise to MALLNFTLSEEGVSAFRDALICLNKFSDDVSLEARKDSFILTTLNTSKSAYASVRFATTKFFSRYQYQGSRQFRDRFHCTLYIRALISLFRSRTAPDSQRDAEKQTLIDRCDVAIEDGEGVQSRFIARLIFRNGLTSTHRLPFEASVPIHAKFNKQDAPHHWTISSRTLRQLMDHFGPGIEFLDINTDGDHVNFTCFSEKTVSEDAVLKKPLQTSIAVEADEFDEIDVEDKLHIVISVKDFRAIIQHAGITGNDVSARYSIPTQPIQLSYAGDAMSCEFLVMTVGERGTNTGQRTKKGRKNATQNTGPRLEATSRRTSIAPPESQPAPAPAPPPPSLPQPNPTPQMSAARASASRVGAFDLRPSQRPAPPATNRSESLFVEDEGWEPINYEDEELAEDNAKLGWDHSIDPNASDIDTSRFLENLAPVEPQAEIPHPPPTDAESTYIEPTQKLTEVESLALFPD
- a CDS encoding related to chitinase; translated protein: MSTQYINAVYYPSWRCYKERPPSCLDTASVTHIFYAFVGVNEDGTLRSIDDWADNNKAVDGEKGCLAALRKLKGQHPHIKTLVSIGGGSSSKEFPALAASRAARQTFARQIKEFCDTHHFDGVDIDWEHPQTPEAGNNYVLYLQAIRETMPAPKYLLTSALPTGEYCLKHLNLLVVAQLLDFLNLMGYDFTGGWTDVCGHHAQLLPPSNNLNEVYPTLRKSCQRGVDYLTSQGFPSRKIILGIPVYARYFGQARGPGHPFKGSGEIDYCDLSDEWVAGAKVDESVAAASFVDTKGDKGFVSFDVPSTVCVKARYAKAMGLGGLFYWTGAGDRASHESLVAAGWKTLHSK
- a CDS encoding related to chitin synthase, which produces MATFHVSEADTTKRTSPSWRSPTQQEKSYPPLPSFFTKGSNNKYVHKDNEGHFHDVSLGDILERTSQDDARSSDDSIDPSLFTSSLSYKSSFAQTSVSQFSSNPPTKPNSPSLGESSRQRDLIIPGPRLPDPVARRRDSGSVSSVEDASVQAVDYTATATQTSPRNSILKESTASAPRVEIDSESQNLDEYLRKYGQRKVTRQKHIMTAFLISVNFMFIFASWWWPRYYYVYIPFISFPLVLNCIMIASIICFTLKNLISAEKIIEPGHLEDLIMIMPCYNETLEECTKSLDSLVDQVGIDNHKRGIMVICDGRVRGPGMEKTTAQYLNEDIFVEQLHREKVTRAYRAWDGQAMDVEISWGYYKGVPFYCIVKEQNQGKRDSLIVIRSFLYKFNIRNTNPTTIFSSQFLLSMTDWLTQEVKVNQVDHLIGMDADTVFDKVCISELLKESKYPNTVGVCGYVAVDFKDGNWNLWSIYQNAEYTIAQGLRRLHQSIATKKVSCLPGCCQLLKICDMTCGDKVLVELFGYYPRPLDGMITRIRATASEDRNHICQLLTTFPEAQTRQALRARAYTDVPHSWSVFLSQRRRWTLGATSNDLLLTTARHCQWWERILAFSNVLTWCLNVFVIASIGCMIVAFMHQPWWIIMAFAGIMIVPLIYYVIMAVWLPQSMLERFQYLLGLFIFVVLGPFLNIAVMVFAVFNMDSFGWGKTRKVIAETAEDQVQEKQRLEGSSSGSNSPQLNSGNSQVDETAAGVTVRRPTVVYVPPVTQLR